AGCGTAATTTCAGATTATAATTTAACTACTCCTTTCTTCCTAAGTGGAGGAATCGGCCCCAAGGATGCTTTGTATTTGAATAAACTGAAGTTCCCAAAACTTTATGCGGTGGACGTTAACAGCCGATTCGAATCAGAACCAGGTTTAAAAGATATCAGAAAACTAGAACAATTCATTAAACAGTTAAATAGGCATGAACTTTCAACCCAACAGTAAAGGCTACTATGGTAAATTTGGCGGGGCGTTTATTCCAGAAATGCTCCATGCCAATATATATGAGCTACAGCAGAACTACCTTAATATTATCGATTCCGATGACTTTAAAAAGGAGTTTGATGAATTGCTGAAAAATTATGTAGGTAGGCCAACCCCCTTGTACCTTGCCAAAAATCTTTCTGCTATAAAGGGGGCAAAAATCTACCTGAAACGTGAGGATTTGTGTCATACCGGCGCTCACAAACTTAATAATGTTATAGGTCAAATTCTATTAGCAAAACGGCTGAACAAGATCCATATAATAGCTGAGACAGGAGCGGGACAACATGGTGTGGCAACAGCAACTGTTTGTGCACTTATGGGATTAAAATGTACAGTATTTATGGGAGCTAAGGATATACAGCGCCAACAACCTAACGTTTTAAGAATGAGGATGCTAGGAGCAACAGTTGTTCCAGCATACTCAGGCAGTCAAACTTTAAAGGATGCAACAAATGAAGCCATCCGGTTTTGGATTAATAATGCCCATGATACCCACTATGTAATTGGCTCTACCATAGGGCCGCACCCTTATCCCGATATGGTTGCAAAATTTCAATCGGTAATAAGTAGGGAAATTCAATATCAGCTTAAAGAAAAAGAGGGTGTTGAGAGCCCCAACTACATAGTTGCCTGTGTTGGAGGCGGAAGCAATGCAGCAGGGGCTTTTTACCATTTTATTGAAAACTCCAAGGTAAACCTAATTGGTGTTGAAGCCGCTGGTGAAGGTATTGAAACCAAAAAAACAGCAGCAACTATATCTACAGGCTCCGAAGGTATAATTCATGGGTGTAAAACCTTACTTATGCAAAATGAGGATGGTCAAATACTTGAAGCTCACTCATTATCCGCTGGACTTGATTATCCAGGTGTTGGCCCACTTCATGCACATCTTTACACTACAGGAAGGGCAAAATACCTTTTTGCGACTGATAGTGAAGCTTTAAATGCAGCGTTTGAATTGGCCAAAACCGAAGGAATTATTCCAGCACTAGAATCGTCCCACGCTTTAGCTGCACTTTCAAGGCTAAACCTTAAGCAAAGCGATATTGTTGTGGTTAACCTATCGGGACGAGGCGATAAGGATCTTAATACTTTTAATGAATATTATGAACAAAAGTATGGAAAAGAGTAAAATCAGCGAAATGTTTCGCGGCAAAAAGAATAAAATTCTCTCAATTTATTTTACTGCTGGGTTTCCTGAGTTAAACTCCACTAATAGGGTTATTCTAGCTCTACAAAAGAGCGGAGTGGATATGATTGAGGTTGGAATCCCTTTCTCTGACCCTCTGGCTGATGGAAGTGTTATTCAGCAAACAAGTATAGTTGCTCTTTCCAATGGGATGACCATAAATGTACTCTTTAACCAGCTGGCATCAATAAAAGATCAAGTGCAAGTCCCATTGGTTTTGATGGGCTACCTCAATCCAATTCTCAAATACGGTATTGAGAAATTCTGTTCTGAAGCAAGCAAATTAGGAATAAGCGGAGTTATTGTACCTGATATTCCCTTGGATGAATACATACAGAACTACCAGAACATTTTTGAGTCTTATAGGTTGCCGTTGATCTTCTTAATCACGCCAAGTACCCCCGATAATCGTATTCGGCTAATCGACAGTGTTTCAAAAGGGTTTATATACGCCGTTAGTTCGTTGTCCACTACTGGTAAAGAAGAAAACTATTCTGAGCTTCATCGGGCTTACTTGTCGCGGATAAGCTCCTTAAACCTCAGCAATCCCATTTTGGTAGGATTTGGAATACACAATGAGCAAACCTTTAACATTGCTACGCAATACTGTAATGGTGCAATTATTGGAAGTGCATTTCTCAAATGTATTGGGAATGGCAACAATATTGAAGGAAACACAGCATTATTTATAAGTAAAATCAGAGGTAATAACTAATTAAGTTATGCTAATTCAATTAGAAAAAAACTGCACCAATTCTCATCTTAAAAGTATTGTTGAGAAATTAACAAATGCTGGATACAAGGTTACCCGAGTAAACACTTTTAATCAGGAATATTTGGTGTGCATTGGAAAAACAGAAGTTGATATTCGTATAATTGGGAACCAGCCTGGTGTTAAAGATGTTCACATAGTAACCGATCCTAACCCATTAGTTTCAAGGCAATGGAAAGTTAAAGATACTGAAATTGATTTGGGGAATGGAATAAAAATTTCGCGTGACGATTTTACAATTGTTGCTGGACCTTGCGCCATTGAGAGCGAGGAGCAGGTTATAACCATTGTAGAATTTTTAAAGCAGCAAGGCATCCAGCTTATGCGTGGAGGAATTTTTAAACCACGCAGTTCACCCTATTCCTTTAGGGGGCTAGGTATTGATGGATTAAAACTTTTTTCAAATCATTGTAAGGCCAACAGTATTAAAGTGGTTACTGAGGTCATGCAGGTTTCCCAAATTGATGAGATGTACCCCTACACCGATATTTTTCAGGTGGGAACTCGCAACATGCAGAATTTTAACTTGTTGGATGCGTTAGGAAAAGTTGATAAGCCTGTGTTGCTAAAACGAGGAATGTCCGCTACACTTTCTGAGCTTCTATCGTCGGCAGAGTATATTTTCTCGAGCGGTAATGAAAAAATTATACTTTGTGAAAGGGGGATACGAACATTCGAAAAAGAATACAGAAACACCCTAGACCTTAATGCAATTCCTTACCTCAAGGATAAAAGTCATCTACCAGTCTTTTGCGATCCTTCGCATGGTGTTGGGGTTAGAGACTACGTTGAAAACATGGCTCTAGCCTCAGTAATGGCAGGCGCCGATGGAGTGCTGCTTGAAATTCATAAAACGCCAGAAAAAGCGCTATCCGATGGTCATCAAACTTTAAATTTTGATGAAAGTAAAAAAGCCTTTAAAAACATAAGACAGTTGGTGGAATTGCGAAAAAACTTGGTTTACTAGCTAGGCGTTCTTTATCATCTCAATTGCTGCCAACGGATTATCGGCCTTAAAAACTGCGTTTCCGGCTACAAGCACGTTTGCCCCTGCTTGGTAAAGTTCACGGGCGTTGCTTGGACCTACGCCACCATCAACCTCTATCAGGGTTGATAGCCCTTTTTGGTCGATAAGTTTTCTTAATCGTTCAATTCTAGCAATGCTGTTGGGTATGAATTTTTGTCCGCCAAACCCGGGGTTTACTGACATGATAAGAACCAAATCGGCATATTCAAGAATATCGGTTAGCAGTTCAACGGGTGTGTGTGGATTAACCGAGACGCCTGCCTTCATTCCAAGTTCCCTGATACGTGAAAGAGTCCTATTAAGGTGTGTGCAAGCTTCGTAGTGAACAGTTAGCCAGTCGGCGCCAGCCTCGCGGAAACGCTCAAGGTAACGGTCGGGCTCAATTATCATCAGATGTACATCAAGGGGCTTAGTAGCCAAGGCTTTGATGCGTTCAACCACAGGGAATCCGAACGATATGTTTGGTACAAACACACCATCCATTATGTCCAGATGAAACCAGTCGGCCTGGCTCTTGTTTACCATTTCGATATCGCAGGCCAGGTTCGCAAAATCGGCCGAAAGCATCGATGGGGCTACTAAACGTTCCATGTTTCATACATTTTGTGCAAAGGTAGCAAAAAAAGAAAGCGACCCGCTTAGCGGGTCGTTGCATATTGCTTAGCCTAGGTAGCTCTTGAGTATCTTACTCCTTGTGGTTTGTTTTAGCCTTTTTAGCGCTTTTTCCTTTATCTGGCGGACACGCTCACGGGTTAGATCAAACTCTTCGCCAATCTCCTCAAGGGTAAGTGGGTGTTTCCCATTTAAGCCAAAGTAAAGTCTAATAATGTTTGCTTCGCGGGGAGTAAGGGTGGACAATGCTCTCTCAATTTCACGACGCAGGCTTTCGTTAAGCAATCCCTTATCGGGCATGGGTGAATCGGGTGAAAGTAGTACGTCGTACATACTGCTGTCCTCATCCTGGGTGAGGGGTGCATCCATTGAAAGGTGCCTGTTATTCCCACGTAAGGCCTCTTTAATATCCTCAGGGGCAAGCTCGAGCTGTTCCGATAGTTCCTCAATGGTTGGTTCGCGCTCAAAACGTTGTTCCAGCTCTGCTAATGCCCTGTTAACTTTGTTGATTGAACCAATTTTATTCAGCGGTAGTTTAACTATTCTTGCCTGTTCGGCTAAAGCTTGCAGTATTGATTGGCGGATCCACCACACTGCGTACGATATGAATTTGAATCCCCTGGTCTCATCAAAGCGCTGGGCAGCTTTAATTAATCCAACATTCCCTTCGTTAATCAGGTCGGGTAGGCTTAACCCCTGGTTCTGGTACTGCTTTGCCACCGACACTACAAATCTTAAATTGGCTTTTACGAGTTTTGCCAGTGCTTCCTGGTCGCCTTCTTTTATTTTCCTGGCAAGCGTTACCTCCTCTTCGGCTGTGAGCAAATCAACCTTGCCAATTTCATGAAGGTACTTGTCAAGCGAGACAGCCTCGCGATTAGTAACCTGTTTAATTATCTTCAATTGCCTCATGCCAAAGATTGATTTTTAAACATTCGAATATATTAACAAAATTTAAAAATTGTTCTTTTTGATAAATTTTTTTTATACTTCAATTAAACATTTGCGAAAACTTATTGTCTAAATAAATTTTTCTTATGGTGTAGGGCATAATTTTGGTGACGAATGCGAAGTTAAATAATAGTAGTATCTTCGTGACTTAAGTTAAAAACTATGCGTTTTTCTGTTATCATACCGGTATATAATCGCCCTGGCGAGGTTGAGGAGTTACTTCAAAGTCTTGCAGATCAGGAATATGATGATTTTGAGGTGATTGTAGTTGAGGATGGATCAAAGGTTCCCTGTAGCGAAGTAGTAAACAAATTCGCCTCCAGACTAAAAATTCAATACTTTTTCAAGGAAAACACTGGTCCCGGGCTAACACGAAACTATGGTGCCGAAAGGGCAAAGGGGGAATTCCTAATCTTTTTTGACTCAGATTGCATAATCCCTAATAATTACTTTACCCGTGTTGAGGAGGAGCTTACGGCAGAGTATGTCGATTTTTTTGGAGGCCCCGATGCTACTCACCCCTCGTTTACCGATGTTCAAAAGGCAATTGGCTACTCCATGACCTCATTTTTTACAACAGGGGGTATTCGTGGGGGAAGGGTAAAGCTGGAACGTTTTACTCCTCGTAGCTTTAACATGGGCATAAATGCCGAAGTATTCCATTCGGTTGGCGGTTTTTCAAATATGAGGTTTGGGGAGGATGTGGATTTAAGCCTCAGGCTTTTTGAGATGGGTTTTAGGAGTAGGCTTTTCCCTAAAGCATTTGTTTACCATAAACGCAGAACCGATTTCCGTAAGTTTTTTAAGCAGGTTTTCAACTCGGGTATGGCTCGCATAAACCTTAGCATTATTCACAGAAACTCACTAAAACTGGTTCACCTATTACCCTCGGGGTTTGTATTTGTAATGAGCGTAGCAGTTCTGCTATCATGGGCTTACCCCGTTATTTCAATTTTTCCCTTGCTTTACTCAATTGCTATTATGTTCGACTCCTTGTTAAAAGGGAATTCGCTCACGGTTGCATTATTGAGCGTGGTGGCGGCATGGGTTCAGCTTTACGGATATGGTTTAGGATTTACTTATGCTCTCTGGTTATGGGTTGTTCATGGCAAAAGACCCAATGGTGCTTTTACTAAAAATTTTTACCGGTAGCTACTTTATCATTTCCAACAACTTGTTACGGTTAAGAATGGTTATTTCACGACGGTTAATGTGAATAATACCCTCGTCCTGCATCTCAGAAAAAACCCTTGCCAGGGCAGGGCGCGTTACGCCAAAAAACTCTGCCAATTCCTGATGCGATTTTGGTAGTATGAGTGTGGTTCTAACTTCGCTTTTTGATAGGTTTAACAGGTAATGCGCTATTTTTTCCTTTATGGTTTTAAATGATAGGAACCAAAGCTTGTTCGACAGAAATTGAGCCCGGTTTGATATGGAGTTAAGGTAATTGGTTAGCACCTGTGCGTTTTTCTGCATCAGCCCAAGAAACTCAACTTTAGGGATATACAGTAATTTGCAGTCTTCCAGAGCAATAACATCAACAGGGTATCGGTTGTTTTCGCCAAAAAGAAAGGCGTGCGCAATTGGCATTGGAGCATGCATCTCCTCAATCTTAAGAATTTTACCGGAAAAGTCCACCATCTCGCCCTTTACACTCCCCTCAACTACAATGCACAAACTTCGAACCTCCTCGGTTCGCTGGGCTATGGTTTGTCCTTTGCTGAATGAGCGAATGGTATGGGGTGTTTCATTTAAAAGATGGGCTACATCATCCTCAGTTAATCCTCGAAATATGGGCGATAATGTTATAACCTTGTTCATAATTTTTGTAATTTGCCACAAAGTAAACAAATCAACAGATAGTTTGCTTAAAAATATGTCTGTTAAATATCAAAACGGACAGGCGGTGTGTGTGCAGGAGCATAAACCTATCGCTTTCAATCCCTGGAAGCACCATTGTGGTTTTGTATGCAACCAAATTCAACTAATCAGAGGGGAAGGAGGAATCAACCTAGATCATTTTTTAGGGTATATCGGAGGGACTCTACTCGATTTTTACATTGGTGAACTACCTGTTTACACAATAGTAAATGAGGTTAACAAATATTTTATGGATTTGGGTGTAGCCAATGTTGATGATTTTAAACACTGGCTTGGCTTACCTGAAGTTACGTTCAAAAACATTTATCTCAGCGATGGTTCGCGCTGGGTTATGCGATTAGGACAAAACGATGAATATTACATTCACATACATCCGGGTCGATACTCTAAGCTAACTATCCGCTGTAGGCCAACAACCCTAAAAGTAGCCATTGCTTTCAGATATCTTTTTGGGTTTGAGGAGGAGTGTTTTGAAATTGATAAAGTAAATTATGCCCGTAAGTTTGCAGGTTTACCCCCAGTTGAATCGTTAAATTCAGCTTCAGCCTTGCAAAATTTTATATCCAATTTAAGGGTTAATAATCGTTAAAAATCCACATGTGTTTTATAACATATACTGCTGAATATCAGTATATACAAGTCATTCAAAAAAGGTGTTTTATATCATCATTTTTGGCCTGAATTTTGTGAAACTATGGTTGTATTTTTGCGTTATAAAAGTAGTTTTTCAAGTATAGGTTTTAGGGTTAATAGTTGGTTAGGTTTAGTTGATTTAGGTTAGTTAGGGTGTAAGGACGGAGCCGTATTTTCGGTTCCGTCTTTATTTTTATATGGGTTTATGCCCCCTGGCACCAAACAATTCCTTAAAAATTCGTAGGTTTGGGTGAAAAATTTATAGTATGAATCAGTCTTTATCCAAAGTATTCTGTTTCATATCATCTTTATTGATTATATCCTGCTCCAATGAAACTGAAAGGTTATCTACAAATGTGTTCAGGTATAACGAAAGTAAAGGGATAACCTCACTTGATCCCGCCTATGCCCGTAACCTTGCATTAATTTGGCCGGTGAGCCAAATTTTCAACGGACTTGTTCAGTTTTCCGATTCGCTTACTGTTGAACCCTCCATTGCAAAGCGTTGGTCTATTTCCCCCGATGGTTTAACCTACACATTCTACCTCCGCAACGATGTATATTTCCATGATTCGCCTGTTTTCAAATCGGGTAAAGGACGACGAGCTACAGCCCAAGATTTTGTTTACTCCTTTGGCCGAATACTCAACCCCACAACAGCTTCGCCTGGAATGTGGGTGTTAAGTGTGCTCGATAGGGAAAACCCAAACTACGAGAATGGTTGCTATGCCCCCAACGATAGCACTTTGGTGTTGAAGCTAAAAAAGCCTTTTCCTCCCTTTCTTGGGTTGTTGTGCATGCCCTACTGCTATGTTGTACCTCACGAAGCGGTTTCGTTTTATGGCAAGGATTTTGGCCACAACCCGGTTGGCACCGGTCCCTTTTACCTGAAGCTTTGGCGCGATGGGGAAAAACTTGTATTACGCAAAAACCCAAATTACTTTGAGGTTGATGAGCTAGGTAACCGCCTACCTTACCTCGAGGCTGTATCCATTTCATTTATTCCCGATAAGCAATCGGAATTTCTGGAATTTGTGAATGGTAAAATCGACTTTCTTTCAGGGGTAAATGCAGCATCAAAGGATGAAATTCTCACCCGCTCGGGTAGGCTAAACCCTAAGTATTCCGATAAAGTAAAAATGGTTACAGGCCCATACTTAAATACTGAGTATATTGGGATACTTATTGACTCTGCAAAGCTCCCCGGTAACCAAAGATTTTTGCTCGACGAACGGGTGCGTAAAGCTATTGCTATGAGTTTTGATAAAGAGAAAATGATGCTTTACCTCCGGAGCAACCTTGGCTATCCGGCTAATGGTGGATTTGTACCTTCCGGCATGCCCGGTTTTACTGATGTAAATTACGGTTTGGCTTACAACCCGTTACAGGCTATGCAATTGCTAGAGCAAGCGGGTTACAGCGGTAAAAACGCTTTACCTGAAATAACAGTTTCAACCACCGACGATTATCTCGATTTGTTTGAGTTTATTCAGAACCAGCTCAGCACGGTAGGCATTAAACTCAATATTGATGTGCTACCCGGTGCAGCATACCGCGAAATGCTTGCAAATGGGAAACTACCCGTTTTCAGAGGGTCTTGGATAGCTGACTATCCCGATCCTGAAAACTACCTAGCTTGTTTCCTTACGGATAATTTTGCTCCTAATGGACCAAACTATAGCCATTTCAGCAGTGTGCAGTTTGAAATGCTTTATCGGAAAGCAATGTCGCTTACCAGTTACGACCAACGATTACCATACTACCATAGCCTCGATTCTATTGTTACATCAAAAGCCATAGTTATACCTTTGTACTACGATAAAGTGGTTAGGTTTACCTCGGCCAGAGTTGATGGTATTGGTGTAAATCCGATGAATTTCTTAGTTTTGAAAAAAGTAAAAGTAAAAAGTATAAAATGATAATTATTGCCGATAGCGGAGCTACAAAAACCGATTGGAGAATCTTAGAACACGGCAAGCCCATTGCAAGTTTCGAAACCATTGGGTTAAGTCCATACTTTAATAGGCAGGAAGATTTTTTAAGCGCATTAAATCAAAACTACCCCAAGCAGATCAACCCAGAACAGGTAAAGGAGATTTTCTTTTACGGTTCCGGATGTGGAGTGCATGAAAGGGGGCAGGATGTAGCAAGGTATCTTGGCATTTTTTTTAGCAATGCCAAAATTCATGCAGTTTCCGATGCTTTAGGGGCAGCCCGGGCGCTATTTAAGCGCCAACCCGGCATTGTTGTAATCCTTGGAACCGGCTCAAATATTGCCTACTACGATGGCGAACGGCTTTATAACCGAACCCCCTCGCTTGGATTTGTTCTGGGTGACGAGGGTAGCGGAGCATACATGGGACGGCTTTTGCTTCGTGCTTATCTTTACAAAACACTCGATCCTGATATAGCCCAAAGCCTTGAGCAGCAGTACAATGTTGAGCTAAGCCATGTGCTCAATATGGTTTATAGCGCACCCCGCCCATCGGCGTACCTTGCATCGTTCGTTCCTTTTATTCTTGAGAATATCCATAACCAGCATATATACTCTATTGTAAAGGAGGCGTTTGTAGCCCTTTACCGGTATCACTTTGCGGTATTTGAGAATCTATCCGATTTATCCATTGGTGTAACCGGTTCAGTAGGTTGTCTTTTTAGTCAGGTTCTTGATTCGGTTGGAGAGGAGTATGGGTTTAAAATATCGCAATACTTACGCTACCCAATAGTTGAGCTAATTAACTACCATACACAAAATACTCGGAATATACCTTAACTCCCGATTTTTCCGAAAGAGTTTCGGCATACGAAATAAACGACTTTCCATGGTTTGTTTCGCCTAATCGTATCAGGGTTTGGCCAAGTATTTTCATCAACACCATTTCCTGCAAGCGGTAACCCGAAATTCCACAAAGTTCAATGGAGTTCCTTATACAGGTATGTGCATCGTTCAGGTTACTTTCGTAAAAGTATGATATTGAGCGGGCTAACTCCCCGAGTACAATTGCAAAATGGTTCCTGCTGGGATTGAGCTGGCTGTAGTTTTGCATGAGCTGATGATGCTTTTCCGGGGTAAAAGGGTTACGATTTTTAGTGAGGTCAGTGAACTCATAAATGATAGAGTCCAACGCTTTTTGGTGTGCCGAGAGATTTAAGGGTTCTATCAAAATATCTTGTAGTGGGAAAAAGCGCTTATCAATAAAAACTAAGGGTAAAACCGACTCCCTGAACTCAAGCTTTGCACTGGCGGAATTGATACTTTTATAGAATTCCAAAGCTTTCTTTACCATTAATTCGGTTTTTGAGCCAGTTGAGAAGAAGATATTAAGGCAGAACCACATACCAGCAATTCTTGCTGAGTTTTGCTCAGCCATTATAAAATTGTTATGCCACTCATTGCTATTATTGATATGTGAGATTTCCAAACCCATAAGGTTGCAGTAATCCATTGCTACTTTTGAATCGTTGTAGTAAGGGCTTGAGGGTTGCACCTGTTCCAGTATTTTTCTATAGGTTGATGAAGTGCCGTTTAAATCGGGATTTATGAGCAACAATTCCCTTTCTGCCTCTCTATTTCTGAGCAGGTGAGGTAATAACTCCTTGAACAGTGATTCATCTCGTTTAAAACATAGCGTAAGTGTATTGATGAGTTCCGGGATGTAGTTGGGTAAAAATAGTTGGAACAAATCCACAAGAAATGCAGCCTTACGTTCATTAAAGCCAATGCTAAAGATGTAGCCAATCAGTTTTGGATAAATCTCATTTTGTGAAAAGAGATTTTTTGTTGCAGTGATTAATTTCTCGCTTAAACCGTACTCCTTAATTAGTTTTTGGGCAACTAGCGAGGTTAATATATTATTATTACTTATGGAAACAAGAGTTGAGTAGCCTAGTGAATCGGTATAAACTTTCTCTTCGGAAATAATTCCAAACGAAAGTAAATCATGGTATGCATCAAAGTAATTGCCTGCAGTTTTTAGGTTAATGGGGTAAAGCTTTTTAAGCTGCTGCTTGTTTATTGCACCAGAATTTTCCAACCATTCCTTGGCAATGGCATTCAAAATATCGGCTTTCTCTTCGGGGTAAATTGAATCAAATACTTTTTGTTTGATAAACTCGTTGATGATATTCAATGGGTCGGAAAGGGTTTGGTAGTTTGCTTTACCGTAACTGCTAATAAAAAGTTGTAGGTAAAATGGGTACGAAATAGTTTGGCGTAACAAAGCAGGTAACTCGAATATAAGCAAGCGTTCCTTTTTCCCTTCGTTCACTGTGTTATCAAGAACAGCTTGCATTTCATCGTACGAAAGGGGAGGAATATTTGCGTTATCGGAGTTAAAGTTGGATTGATCAATATTCAGCCAAACCTCTGGGTTTATAAGGTAACCCTGCAGCGATTTCCATGTGGCATATCTTGATGTAATAATCAGCTTGGTGTTGGCCGATTCTGAAAATTCTTTGGCCAGCTCGTGTATTCCTTTAAGGGTTCTTTCAAGTTTAATACCGGTAAGGGTAACCTCATCAAGGGCATCAATTATGAATACAATTGTGCCAGGTAGTTTTTTGAGCTCATCTTTTAAATTCGGGATTGAAAATGCGTTAATGCCAATTTGACTCCACAACCATTCATCGATATTTAGCTCTGAAAACGCATAGTTTTCAAGTTTTGATGCCGAAATGATGATGGGTATTATTTGCTGTTTTTTTACTTTAGGGTAATTTAAGTACCAGTGGGCAATGAAAGTAGATTTTCCATAACCGCCTGGCGCCACAATTGCCAATGCTGTGTAGTTTGAACTTACAAAGTGATTAAGCAACGATTCCAGATATGTTCGCCTTACGGTTTTTTCAAATGGGATTCCGGATTTTATTTGTATTGAACGAATGCTATGGTGGTTTACCTCCATTGTATTTGTGGTAATTAAACTCCAAAGCTCCGGTATGTTTGTTTTAGAGGTAACACTCGCCTTAATCTGATTTTCAACAAAGTCTTGCCAGTGGCTATACCCGCAATAGCGTGCAAGAATATCGAGTGTGACACGTGTTGGTTTAGAATTCGTTTTCAGGAACCCAAAAAGCCGGCGGAGGGTTGCCGGGCTAATATACTCGTGTGTATGCTCAAATACTTTTTCCGACAAGGTTTTACAGTCGCGTTGGTACGATATCTTTTTACCAAAACGCTTCTCAACGGCTTCAATAAGCTGTTTATGTAAATCCATTGCCGAACTGCTTTTGATGTCTCAAATGTAAGGATTTTAAAGATATCTATTAATCGGGTTGTAAAGGGTTCTCTTAAAAATTTATTGACACGTTTGACACGTTACTCTCCGAGGATAACTACCGTATATTTGGCAAGGAGCAAAACAATAATGCTATGTTCAAACTTGTAAAAAAGAATAAAATTGACATTGGGGTGTTCATCATTTTTTTCATCATCACCCTAATTTTTGTAGTAACGCTAGTAAAAACTTTAACATTATAAATTTAAAAAACCATGTACAGTCAGGTTTGGGAAAAATGTTCAGCATCGGTTTGTTGTCTGAACTTTTACAATGAGCACGGTGTGCTCATTGACACGTTGAGTGGATTTAAGATCAATAAATCGCTTGTAACCTGTGAGCAAGCCTTTTACGTAAAAGGCGCCCAAAAGGTAGAAATCCGTTTTGTTGAGGCTGACGCAAATACCCCAAAGGCATCCATGCGTTTGGATTACAAAGAGTTCATTGATGACCTTAGGATTGGGTTTACCCATAACCAAGCCGATTACGCTGTATTTAATATTGATTTTGCCGAATTTCAGGATATTCCAAGCCTGTCGCTGTGCGAACGATGGAATTACCCAATTGGCATGCCTGTGGCAATTATTGGTTTTAATGGAGTAGGGCAAAACCTTTCCATAAAAACAGGAATAGTTTCGTCCGCTTTCTCCAATAAGCAGGGAGTTAGGTATCTTCTGCTCGATGGCCTTACTTGCTATGGGAATAGCGGAGCTCCTGTAATTGACCCTCAAACCATGCAGGTAATTGCAATTGTATCGCGTAGAAATAACCCGGCAACCAAATCGTACAACGATTTAATGGGCTACATCAGCACAAACCTTGAAGAGCTGCGCAAGATTGAAGGTAAATTTAAACTTGGCGAACTCGACCCCATTCAGGTACTTATTGCCAACCAGAACCAGATTAAGCTTTTGGCCACAAATATCTACAAGCACACTGCAACAGGTTCATCGCAGGCAGTTATGCTCGATCATATTATCACTTACTTTAACGAACAAGCAATTATTGAAAATCATTTATTAAAAAGTACCGAAGTGGAATTTGATGTAACAGTTAATAAAGAGTAGTGTTTTTGTTTTCATGGGTTGGTAGGGTACTGCTATCATGCAGTGCCCTTTCTTTTTTATGTTAAACAATTATAAAAAGTAAAATGTTT
This is a stretch of genomic DNA from Tenuifilum sp. 4138str. It encodes these proteins:
- a CDS encoding S1 family peptidase, with protein sequence MYSQVWEKCSASVCCLNFYNEHGVLIDTLSGFKINKSLVTCEQAFYVKGAQKVEIRFVEADANTPKASMRLDYKEFIDDLRIGFTHNQADYAVFNIDFAEFQDIPSLSLCERWNYPIGMPVAIIGFNGVGQNLSIKTGIVSSAFSNKQGVRYLLLDGLTCYGNSGAPVIDPQTMQVIAIVSRRNNPATKSYNDLMGYISTNLEELRKIEGKFKLGELDPIQVLIANQNQIKLLATNIYKHTATGSSQAVMLDHIITYFNEQAIIENHLLKSTEVEFDVTVNKE
- a CDS encoding ABC transporter substrate-binding protein; the protein is MNQSLSKVFCFISSLLIISCSNETERLSTNVFRYNESKGITSLDPAYARNLALIWPVSQIFNGLVQFSDSLTVEPSIAKRWSISPDGLTYTFYLRNDVYFHDSPVFKSGKGRRATAQDFVYSFGRILNPTTASPGMWVLSVLDRENPNYENGCYAPNDSTLVLKLKKPFPPFLGLLCMPYCYVVPHEAVSFYGKDFGHNPVGTGPFYLKLWRDGEKLVLRKNPNYFEVDELGNRLPYLEAVSISFIPDKQSEFLEFVNGKIDFLSGVNAASKDEILTRSGRLNPKYSDKVKMVTGPYLNTEYIGILIDSAKLPGNQRFLLDERVRKAIAMSFDKEKMMLYLRSNLGYPANGGFVPSGMPGFTDVNYGLAYNPLQAMQLLEQAGYSGKNALPEITVSTTDDYLDLFEFIQNQLSTVGIKLNIDVLPGAAYREMLANGKLPVFRGSWIADYPDPENYLACFLTDNFAPNGPNYSHFSSVQFEMLYRKAMSLTSYDQRLPYYHSLDSIVTSKAIVIPLYYDKVVRFTSARVDGIGVNPMNFLVLKKVKVKSIK
- a CDS encoding BadF/BadG/BcrA/BcrD ATPase family protein, with the translated sequence MIIIADSGATKTDWRILEHGKPIASFETIGLSPYFNRQEDFLSALNQNYPKQINPEQVKEIFFYGSGCGVHERGQDVARYLGIFFSNAKIHAVSDALGAARALFKRQPGIVVILGTGSNIAYYDGERLYNRTPSLGFVLGDEGSGAYMGRLLLRAYLYKTLDPDIAQSLEQQYNVELSHVLNMVYSAPRPSAYLASFVPFILENIHNQHIYSIVKEAFVALYRYHFAVFENLSDLSIGVTGSVGCLFSQVLDSVGEEYGFKISQYLRYPIVELINYHTQNTRNIP
- a CDS encoding Crp/Fnr family transcriptional regulator → MNKVITLSPIFRGLTEDDVAHLLNETPHTIRSFSKGQTIAQRTEEVRSLCIVVEGSVKGEMVDFSGKILKIEEMHAPMPIAHAFLFGENNRYPVDVIALEDCKLLYIPKVEFLGLMQKNAQVLTNYLNSISNRAQFLSNKLWFLSFKTIKEKIAHYLLNLSKSEVRTTLILPKSHQELAEFFGVTRPALARVFSEMQDEGIIHINRREITILNRNKLLEMIK